Proteins encoded together in one Pseudomonas sp. TCU-HL1 window:
- a CDS encoding AraC family transcriptional regulator, which yields MHSILSLRQYNHDLLVHSHSYAQLVFGLTGRLDFEVDGCGARVERQTLAVVPPEAQHACGSPGGSLCLVVDVPDDEWLRHTLGRHFDAGRRLLERPGALNLNPAQSQLVSWIASSPLADEVISGQSAGLLLASLAAPGVQAQDSGALPLAALDAHIDQHAARPLQVADLARLCGLSVARFHTRFLAETGQTPMDYVRARRLHLGRQLVLESRLAVGDIAVRVGYSSQSAFTAALSREFGVTPRALRNGHE from the coding sequence ATGCATTCGATCCTGTCCCTGCGCCAGTACAACCACGACCTGTTGGTCCACAGCCACAGCTACGCGCAGCTGGTGTTCGGCCTGACCGGCCGCCTGGACTTCGAGGTGGATGGCTGCGGTGCGCGGGTCGAGCGCCAGACCCTGGCCGTGGTGCCACCCGAGGCCCAGCACGCCTGCGGCAGCCCCGGCGGCAGCCTCTGCCTGGTGGTCGATGTGCCCGACGACGAGTGGCTGCGCCACACGCTGGGCCGGCACTTCGACGCCGGCCGGCGGCTGCTGGAACGCCCCGGCGCGTTGAACCTGAACCCGGCGCAGAGCCAACTGGTCAGTTGGATCGCCTCCAGCCCTTTGGCCGATGAAGTGATCTCCGGGCAATCCGCCGGGCTTCTGCTGGCCAGCCTGGCCGCTCCCGGTGTCCAGGCACAGGACAGCGGCGCCCTGCCCCTGGCGGCGCTGGACGCGCATATCGACCAGCATGCCGCCCGCCCCTTGCAGGTAGCCGACCTGGCCCGTCTCTGCGGGCTGTCAGTGGCGCGCTTCCACACCCGTTTCCTGGCTGAAACCGGGCAGACCCCCATGGATTACGTCCGCGCCCGACGCCTGCACCTCGGTCGCCAGCTAGTGCTGGAAAGCCGACTGGCCGTGGGCGACATCGCTGTCCGGGTCGGCTACAGCTCCCAGAGCGCCTTCACCGCCGCCCTCTCCCGCGAGTTCGGCGTTACCCCGCGCGCCCTGCGCAATGGCCACGAGTAG
- a CDS encoding tRNA-binding protein: MSTIEWDDFERVELRVGTILTVAPNTKAIKPAYVLEVDLGELGVKTSSAQITAHYEAQELVGRQVLCVCNFATKRIAGIRSEVLVTGVHDDENKVVLASFDKPLPNGARLA; the protein is encoded by the coding sequence ATGTCCACCATCGAATGGGACGACTTCGAGCGCGTTGAACTGCGCGTCGGCACCATCCTCACCGTCGCCCCCAATACCAAGGCGATCAAGCCGGCCTACGTGCTGGAAGTGGACCTGGGCGAACTCGGGGTGAAAACCTCCAGTGCCCAGATCACCGCCCATTACGAGGCGCAAGAGTTGGTCGGCCGCCAGGTACTCTGCGTCTGCAACTTCGCCACCAAGCGCATTGCCGGCATCCGTTCGGAAGTGCTGGTGACCGGCGTCCATGACGACGAAAACAAAGTGGTGCTGGCCAGCTTCGACAAACCGCTGCCCAATGGGGCGCGCCTGGCATGA
- a CDS encoding DMT family transporter — protein MKERNALLAIHLGALLFGLSGIFGKLANTAPMIITFGRGLFAVIALALFAQLITRGKSPNPGLRQLALLALGGLLLGAHWITFFHAVQVGGVAIATLGFASFPAFTLLLEGLLFRERIRTQEIIIVALVSLGLVLVTPSFDWGSAATQGLLSAILSGLLFSLLSLLNRVSVRGLDPVKAALCQNLTIVLCLAPFSWPLLHEVKPMDWFWIALLGVLCTGLAHSLFVASLKVLKARTTAVIFALEPVYGIAFAWWLFDEQPGLRMLAGGALIIFAIALSARKGAAAEAKVAPATP, from the coding sequence ATGAAGGAACGCAATGCGCTGCTGGCGATCCACCTGGGGGCCCTGCTGTTCGGCCTTTCGGGCATCTTTGGCAAGCTCGCCAATACCGCGCCCATGATCATCACTTTCGGCCGCGGGCTGTTCGCGGTGATCGCCCTGGCACTCTTCGCCCAGCTCATCACCCGTGGCAAGAGCCCGAACCCCGGCCTGCGCCAGCTGGCCTTGCTGGCCCTCGGCGGCCTGTTGCTGGGCGCCCACTGGATCACCTTCTTCCATGCGGTGCAGGTGGGCGGCGTGGCGATCGCGACCCTCGGATTCGCCAGCTTTCCTGCCTTCACCTTGCTGCTGGAAGGCCTGCTGTTCCGCGAGCGCATCCGCACCCAGGAAATCATCATCGTCGCCCTGGTGAGCCTCGGCCTGGTGCTGGTGACCCCGAGCTTCGACTGGGGCAGCGCGGCTACCCAGGGTCTGCTTTCGGCCATTCTGTCCGGCCTGCTGTTCTCCCTGCTGTCGCTGCTGAACCGCGTCAGCGTGAGGGGGCTGGACCCGGTCAAGGCAGCGCTCTGTCAGAACCTCACCATCGTGCTCTGCCTGGCACCCTTCAGTTGGCCGCTGCTGCACGAGGTGAAACCGATGGATTGGTTCTGGATCGCCCTGCTCGGCGTTCTCTGCACTGGCCTCGCCCACAGCCTGTTCGTGGCCAGCCTCAAGGTGCTGAAGGCGCGCACCACCGCCGTGATCTTCGCCCTGGAGCCTGTCTATGGGATCGCCTTCGCCTGGTGGCTGTTCGACGAACAGCCCGGCCTGCGCATGTTGGCCGGTGGCGCGCTGATCATCTTTGCCATCGCCCTGTCGGCGAGGAAAGGCGCGGCGGCGGAAGCCAAGGTGGCGCCCGCAACCCCGTGA
- a CDS encoding SelT/SelW/SelH family protein yields MSASKPEIVITYCTQCQWLLRAAWLAQELLSTFSDDLGKVSLEPGTGGVFRITCDGVQIWERKADGGFPEAKVLKQRVRDQIDPARDLGHNDRS; encoded by the coding sequence ATGTCTGCGAGCAAGCCTGAAATCGTCATCACCTATTGCACCCAGTGCCAGTGGTTGCTGCGCGCCGCATGGCTGGCCCAGGAGTTGCTCAGCACCTTCAGTGATGACCTCGGAAAGGTCAGCCTGGAACCCGGCACCGGTGGCGTTTTTCGCATCACCTGCGATGGCGTGCAGATCTGGGAGCGCAAGGCCGATGGCGGCTTCCCCGAAGCCAAGGTGCTGAAACAGCGTGTTCGCGACCAGATCGACCCGGCGCGGGACCTGGGCCACAACGACCGTTCCTGA
- a CDS encoding patatin-like phospholipase family protein produces the protein MRRLLLCLLFLPLLCLAQPEPRIGLVLSGGAARGLAHIGVLKALEEQGIKVDAIAGTSMGAVIGGLYAAGYTVDELERIATEMDWQRTLSDEPPRTEVPFRRKQDDRDFLVKQRLSFRDDGSLGLPLGVIQGQNLALLLESLLVHTSDTRDFDRLAIPFRAVATDIATGEKVVFRRGHLPQAIRASMSIPAVFAPVEVNGRLLVDGGMVDNIPVDVAREMGVDQVIVVDIGTPLRSRKELTTVVDVLNQSVTLMTRTNSEAQLATLKPTDLLIQPPLAGYGATDFGRSREMIEAGYRATHILAGRLAELRPLSEHRDQALDSARLPSERTPVIRHILIENDSKIGDAVIRRYIRQPLGEPLDLDRLQSDMSTLYGLDYFEQVHYRVIKRKDGNALVINARGKRAGTDYLRLGLNLSDDMRGDSAFNLGASYRKNGINELGAEWLTRLQVGDHQELYSEFYQPLDAGSRYFVAPYLFGEAQNVEAIQGNDPIAEYRLERYGYGLNLGRQIANNGEIRFGVGQAWGKADVRVGERDLPSFEFTEGYYELKYSFDTLDNVDYPHDGEDISLTLRQYDPSLGSDERYRQWQLSLDKALGSGPDTFVLGGRYGRTLDDAEVITSSFLLGGARQLSGFRQDSIAGQNISLARAIYYRRLTQRSFLPLDFPVYLGGSLERGRAWNNDNSFDSGYINAASVFISFDTPLGPLDFSYGLNDEAERALYLNLGRVF, from the coding sequence ATGCGCCGCCTTCTGCTTTGCCTGTTGTTCCTCCCCCTGCTCTGCCTCGCCCAGCCCGAACCACGGATCGGCCTGGTGCTGTCCGGCGGCGCCGCACGTGGGTTGGCCCATATCGGCGTACTCAAGGCGCTGGAGGAACAGGGCATCAAGGTCGATGCCATCGCCGGCACCAGCATGGGCGCTGTGATTGGCGGGCTCTACGCAGCCGGCTATACGGTCGACGAGCTGGAAAGGATCGCCACCGAAATGGACTGGCAGCGCACCCTGTCCGACGAGCCGCCACGAACGGAAGTCCCCTTCCGCCGCAAGCAGGATGACCGCGACTTCCTGGTCAAGCAGCGACTGAGCTTTCGTGACGACGGCAGCCTGGGCCTGCCGCTCGGCGTGATCCAGGGCCAGAACCTCGCTCTACTGCTGGAAAGCCTGCTGGTGCATACCAGCGACACCCGCGACTTCGACCGGCTCGCCATCCCCTTCCGCGCTGTGGCCACCGACATCGCCACCGGCGAGAAAGTCGTGTTCCGCCGCGGCCACCTGCCCCAGGCCATCCGCGCCAGCATGTCGATTCCGGCGGTATTCGCCCCGGTGGAAGTCAACGGCCGACTGCTGGTGGATGGCGGCATGGTCGACAACATCCCGGTGGACGTCGCCCGCGAGATGGGCGTCGACCAGGTGATCGTGGTCGACATCGGCACGCCGCTGCGCTCGCGCAAGGAACTGACCACCGTGGTGGACGTGCTCAACCAGTCGGTCACCCTGATGACGCGCACCAACTCCGAAGCCCAGCTGGCCACCCTCAAGCCCACTGACCTGCTGATCCAGCCTCCGCTGGCCGGTTACGGCGCCACCGACTTCGGACGCTCCCGCGAGATGATCGAGGCCGGCTACCGTGCCACACATATCCTCGCGGGGCGCCTGGCGGAACTCCGCCCGCTGTCCGAACATCGCGACCAGGCACTGGACAGCGCACGGCTGCCCAGCGAGCGCACGCCGGTGATCCGCCACATCCTGATCGAAAACGACTCGAAGATCGGCGACGCGGTGATCCGCCGCTATATCCGCCAGCCGTTGGGCGAACCGCTGGACCTGGACCGCCTGCAGAGCGACATGAGCACGCTCTACGGCCTGGATTACTTCGAGCAGGTGCATTACCGGGTAATCAAGCGCAAGGACGGCAACGCCCTGGTGATCAACGCCCGTGGCAAGCGCGCCGGCACCGACTACCTGCGCCTGGGCCTGAACCTCTCCGACGACATGCGTGGCGACAGCGCCTTCAACCTGGGGGCCAGCTACCGCAAGAACGGCATCAACGAACTGGGCGCCGAATGGCTGACACGCTTGCAGGTGGGCGACCACCAGGAGCTCTACAGTGAGTTCTACCAGCCGCTGGACGCCGGCTCGCGCTACTTCGTCGCCCCCTACCTGTTCGGTGAGGCGCAGAACGTCGAGGCCATCCAGGGCAACGACCCCATCGCCGAATACCGCCTGGAGCGCTATGGCTACGGCTTGAACCTCGGGCGGCAGATCGCCAACAACGGCGAGATCCGCTTTGGCGTCGGCCAGGCCTGGGGCAAGGCCGACGTGCGGGTTGGCGAGCGCGACCTGCCCAGCTTCGAATTCACCGAGGGCTACTACGAGCTGAAGTACTCGTTCGACACCCTGGATAACGTGGACTACCCCCACGACGGCGAAGACATCAGCCTGACCCTGCGCCAGTACGACCCGAGCCTGGGCTCGGACGAACGCTACCGGCAGTGGCAACTGAGCCTGGACAAGGCACTGGGCTCCGGTCCGGACACCTTCGTCCTCGGCGGCCGCTATGGTCGCACCCTGGACGATGCCGAAGTGATCACGTCCAGCTTCCTGCTGGGTGGCGCGCGCCAGCTGTCGGGCTTCCGCCAGGATTCCATCGCCGGGCAGAACATCAGTCTGGCGCGGGCGATCTACTATCGTCGCCTGACCCAACGCTCCTTCCTGCCGCTGGATTTCCCGGTGTACCTCGGTGGCAGCCTGGAACGCGGACGTGCCTGGAACAACGACAACAGCTTCGACAGCGGCTACATCAACGCTGCCAGCGTCTTCATCAGCTTCGATACGCCCCTCGGCCCGCTGGACTTCAGCTACGGCCTGAACGACGAAGCCGAGCGAGCGCTCTACCTCAACCTCGGCCGGGTGTTCTGA
- a CDS encoding sulfate ABC transporter substrate-binding protein: MKRLFSASLLAAGLALASAAQAAPTLLNVSYDVMRDFYKDYNAAFQKHWKAENGENITLQMSHGGSSKQARAVIDGLPADVITMNQATDINALADNGGLVPQDWAARLPNNSAPFTSATVFIVRKGNPKGLKDWPDLLKEGVQVVVPNPKTSGNGRYTYLSAWGYVLKNGGDENKARDFVGKLFKQAPVLDTGGRAATTTFIQNQIGDVLVTFENEAEMIAREFGRGGFEVVYPSVSAEAEPPVTVVDKVVEKKGTRAAAEAYLKYLWSDEGQTIAANNYLRPRNPEILARFADRFPKVEFLSVEKTFGNWRDVQKTHFNDGGVFDQIYSGQ; this comes from the coding sequence GTGAAACGACTGTTCTCCGCCTCCCTCCTCGCCGCCGGCCTCGCCCTGGCTAGCGCCGCCCAGGCCGCGCCCACCCTGCTCAACGTTTCCTACGACGTGATGCGCGACTTCTACAAGGACTACAACGCCGCCTTCCAGAAGCACTGGAAAGCAGAGAACGGCGAGAACATCACCCTGCAGATGTCCCACGGCGGCTCCAGCAAGCAAGCGCGCGCAGTGATCGACGGCCTGCCCGCCGATGTCATCACCATGAACCAGGCCACCGACATCAACGCCCTCGCCGACAACGGCGGCCTGGTGCCACAGGACTGGGCAGCCCGGCTGCCGAACAACAGCGCCCCCTTCACCTCCGCCACCGTGTTCATCGTGCGCAAGGGCAACCCCAAGGGCCTGAAGGATTGGCCGGACCTGCTCAAGGAGGGTGTACAAGTGGTGGTTCCCAACCCCAAGACCTCCGGCAATGGCCGCTACACCTACCTCTCCGCCTGGGGCTACGTGCTGAAGAACGGCGGCGACGAGAACAAGGCCAGGGACTTCGTCGGCAAACTGTTCAAGCAGGCGCCGGTGCTCGATACCGGTGGCCGCGCCGCCACTACCACCTTTATCCAGAACCAGATTGGCGACGTGCTGGTGACCTTCGAGAACGAAGCCGAGATGATCGCCCGCGAATTCGGCCGTGGCGGTTTCGAGGTGGTCTACCCCAGCGTTTCCGCCGAGGCCGAACCGCCAGTGACCGTGGTCGACAAGGTGGTGGAAAAGAAAGGCACCCGCGCCGCCGCCGAGGCCTACCTCAAGTACCTGTGGAGCGACGAGGGCCAGACCATCGCCGCCAACAACTACCTGCGCCCGCGCAACCCGGAAATCCTCGCCAGGTTCGCCGACCGCTTCCCGAAAGTGGAATTCCTCTCCGTGGAGAAGACCTTTGGCAACTGGCGTGACGTGCAGAAAACCCACTTCAACGACGGTGGTGTGTTCGATCAGATCTACAGCGGCCAGTAA
- a CDS encoding P1 family peptidase yields MRARQLGISIGLGMPGEFNAITDVPGVRVGHSTLRKDRGGKPVRPVGALVQANHGVRRELRVDGYPVGRLLQEIESPFAERDTPGMGSIVVILATDAPLLPHQCQRLAQRASIGIARTGGGTEDSSGDIFLAFATGNRDLPPADYGRKDLPFSTPLAMVNNDHISPLFAAAAEAVEEAIVNALLAGRDMVCADGRRVPTLGCDVLLEALKGPGWKPGH; encoded by the coding sequence ATGCGCGCACGTCAATTGGGAATCAGCATCGGGCTCGGAATGCCGGGCGAATTCAACGCCATCACCGATGTACCGGGAGTGCGCGTCGGCCACAGCACCCTCCGCAAGGATCGCGGCGGCAAGCCGGTTCGGCCCGTGGGCGCCCTGGTGCAGGCCAACCATGGCGTGCGCCGCGAGCTGCGGGTGGATGGTTATCCGGTGGGGCGGCTGTTGCAGGAAATCGAGTCGCCCTTCGCCGAACGCGATACCCCCGGCATGGGCTCCATCGTGGTCATCCTCGCCACCGATGCACCGTTGCTGCCGCACCAGTGTCAGCGCCTGGCCCAGCGCGCGTCCATCGGCATCGCTCGCACCGGCGGCGGCACCGAGGACTCCAGCGGCGACATCTTCCTGGCCTTCGCCACGGGCAACCGCGACCTGCCGCCGGCGGACTACGGACGCAAGGACCTGCCCTTCAGCACGCCGCTCGCCATGGTCAATAACGATCACATCTCGCCGTTGTTCGCGGCGGCGGCGGAAGCGGTGGAAGAGGCCATCGTCAACGCGCTGCTGGCTGGACGCGACATGGTTTGTGCGGATGGCCGGAGGGTGCCGACGCTGGGGTGCGATGTCTTGCTGGAAGCCCTGAAAGGCCCGGGCTGGAAGCCCGGTCACTGA
- a CDS encoding APC family permease has protein sequence MGSSTGSLKPTLGTFDVVAITVSSVTPASSVFVIAPFAIQQAGSGAFLSFVLAAVLALMFAWCYAELGRAHRTAGGEYVYAKRVFGGMAGYATFLMVLAAMIFVPPVLATGAATYLNVALGTQFDSQLVALVVVAASYLLGILNIKLNAWVTGICLLLEVSALLVIVTLGFGNAEQPASVLLQPQLVENGVLGAAPMALVFGAVGVALFSYNGFGGAVLLSEDMKDGGHGLPRAVLWSLLLVVAIELVPLTAVLIGAPSLSELIASPDPIGYLLSSHGNETLSRLVSAGIFLSVFNAIIAIVIQIGRVIFSSGRDELWMPALNRAFTRIHPRWESPWLATLFLAVPSALLSFSSSLAELTSFTVLLIVLVYLIIALCALFSRVLRRDVEHSYRMPLWPLPALLAVTGAGYLLLNLALEASSQDLLIIVGLLAVSVILYGTCGKFSPAFQKL, from the coding sequence ATGGGCTCTTCCACTGGGTCGTTGAAACCCACCCTGGGTACCTTCGATGTAGTCGCCATCACCGTTTCTTCGGTCACCCCGGCCAGTTCGGTGTTTGTCATCGCTCCTTTCGCCATCCAGCAGGCCGGCAGCGGCGCCTTTCTCTCCTTCGTCCTGGCCGCCGTGCTCGCACTGATGTTCGCCTGGTGCTACGCCGAACTTGGTCGTGCCCACCGGACGGCGGGCGGCGAGTACGTCTACGCCAAGCGCGTGTTCGGCGGCATGGCCGGCTACGCCACCTTCCTGATGGTGCTGGCGGCGATGATTTTCGTTCCTCCGGTGCTGGCGACCGGCGCGGCGACCTACCTCAATGTCGCGCTGGGCACCCAGTTCGATTCACAGCTGGTGGCCCTGGTGGTCGTAGCCGCGAGCTACCTCTTGGGCATCCTCAATATCAAACTCAATGCCTGGGTCACCGGCATCTGCCTGCTGCTGGAAGTCTCGGCCCTTCTGGTGATAGTCACCCTTGGCTTCGGCAACGCGGAGCAGCCGGCGAGCGTGCTGCTGCAGCCGCAGTTGGTGGAGAACGGTGTATTGGGCGCGGCACCCATGGCGCTGGTGTTCGGGGCGGTCGGTGTCGCGCTGTTTTCCTACAATGGTTTTGGCGGCGCCGTGCTGCTCTCCGAAGACATGAAGGACGGTGGTCACGGCCTTCCGAGGGCGGTGCTCTGGTCGCTGTTGCTGGTGGTCGCCATCGAGTTGGTCCCGCTGACAGCCGTGCTGATCGGCGCGCCTTCGCTCAGCGAACTGATCGCCAGCCCGGACCCCATTGGTTACCTGCTTTCCAGTCATGGCAACGAAACCTTGTCGCGGCTGGTCAGCGCCGGCATCTTCCTCTCAGTGTTCAACGCCATCATCGCCATCGTCATCCAGATCGGCCGGGTGATCTTCAGCAGCGGCCGTGACGAGTTGTGGATGCCGGCGTTGAACCGCGCCTTCACGCGCATCCACCCGCGCTGGGAATCGCCCTGGCTGGCGACTCTGTTCCTCGCGGTACCCTCGGCCCTGCTCAGCTTCAGTTCGAGCCTGGCGGAACTGACGTCCTTTACCGTGCTGCTGATCGTCCTGGTCTACCTGATCATCGCCCTCTGCGCCCTGTTCAGCCGGGTATTGCGGCGCGATGTCGAGCACAGCTACCGCATGCCGCTCTGGCCCTTGCCGGCTCTGCTGGCGGTGACCGGCGCAGGTTATCTGCTGCTGAACCTAGCGTTGGAAGCGTCCAGCCAGGACCTCCTGATCATCGTCGGGCTGCTGGCGGTATCGGTGATCCTCTACGGCACCTGCGGCAAGTTCAGCCCCGCTTTCCAGAAACTCTGA
- a CDS encoding helix-turn-helix transcriptional regulator — translation MDSLFREVGLHASLGRTIEQIGGDRFWKQLTLLLHQWLPFDNALATFYPADGAPQPLEEYDAEPQAGPGSMPVYLDGLYLLDPFYQACREGLPSGFHRLEEIAPDHFRQSEYYLSYFHDNVLEDEVQFIAQFPGQGSLSLSLGMRRRFSADECGMLGLLASWVLALMQQHWQQRTRSPLPPRQDEMASQVRDALSQFGAGVLSERELEIARLILRGYSSKAMAERLAISPETVKVHRRHLYAKLDISSQPELFSLFIQALGHDPENP, via the coding sequence ATGGACAGTCTGTTCAGGGAAGTCGGCCTGCACGCCAGCCTGGGCCGCACCATCGAGCAGATCGGCGGCGATCGCTTCTGGAAGCAACTGACCCTGCTGTTGCACCAGTGGCTGCCCTTCGACAATGCCCTGGCCACCTTCTACCCGGCCGACGGCGCGCCACAGCCCCTGGAGGAATACGACGCCGAACCCCAGGCGGGGCCGGGCTCGATGCCCGTCTACCTGGACGGCCTTTACCTGCTCGACCCCTTCTACCAGGCCTGCCGCGAGGGCCTACCCAGTGGCTTCCATCGCCTGGAGGAAATCGCCCCGGACCATTTCCGCCAGAGCGAGTACTACCTCAGCTATTTCCACGACAACGTGCTGGAAGACGAGGTGCAGTTCATCGCCCAGTTTCCGGGACAGGGCAGCCTGTCGCTGTCGCTGGGCATGCGCCGGCGGTTCAGTGCCGACGAGTGCGGCATGCTGGGGCTGCTGGCGAGCTGGGTACTGGCGCTGATGCAGCAACACTGGCAGCAGCGCACCCGCTCGCCGCTACCACCGCGCCAGGACGAGATGGCCTCGCAGGTGCGCGATGCCCTGAGCCAGTTCGGCGCGGGCGTGCTGTCGGAGCGGGAGCTGGAAATCGCCCGTCTGATCCTCCGGGGCTATTCCTCCAAGGCCATGGCCGAGCGCCTGGCCATTTCCCCGGAGACGGTGAAAGTTCACCGCCGCCATCTCTACGCCAAGCTGGATATCTCATCCCAGCCGGAGCTGTTCTCGTTGTTCATCCAGGCCCTGGGCCATGATCCGGAGAACCCCTGA
- a CDS encoding DUF4124 domain-containing protein translates to MLPRLAFVTLALLLAQPLSAQVYQWRDADGKVHFTDTPPPQSRSVETQDLQVNGMQPVQAPQPEPAAESHEPTLNPGQLHQKGLQQCSTAIARMPSLINETQKLGRAAVRQEKISQNQLDKAMYKMDDFYKGLKRNERECVSEYVASEKARNSVDCLADTPDVLSFGQCMQFAEWAETFN, encoded by the coding sequence ATGCTGCCCCGTCTTGCGTTTGTCACCCTTGCCTTGCTGCTGGCTCAACCCCTTTCCGCCCAGGTCTACCAATGGCGCGATGCGGATGGGAAGGTGCATTTCACCGACACTCCGCCACCCCAGAGCCGTTCGGTCGAAACGCAAGACTTGCAGGTCAATGGCATGCAGCCTGTGCAGGCTCCGCAGCCGGAGCCTGCTGCCGAGTCACACGAGCCCACGCTCAATCCTGGCCAGTTGCATCAGAAGGGCCTGCAACAGTGTTCCACCGCCATTGCCCGGATGCCCTCGCTGATCAACGAGACCCAGAAGCTGGGCCGCGCTGCGGTACGCCAGGAAAAGATCAGCCAGAACCAGCTGGACAAGGCCATGTACAAGATGGACGACTTCTACAAGGGCCTGAAGCGTAACGAGCGCGAATGCGTCAGCGAGTACGTCGCCAGCGAGAAGGCGCGTAACTCCGTCGATTGCCTGGCCGATACCCCGGATGTGCTCAGCTTCGGGCAGTGCATGCAATTCGCCGAGTGGGCTGAGACCTTCAACTAA